One Aspergillus oryzae RIB40 DNA, chromosome 2 genomic window carries:
- the ish1 gene encoding double-strand break repair enhancer MSC1 (predicted protein), whose protein sequence is MKLNFASGLVLALATVEAVGAHSWFSKAGMSIVVYDKWHESELERWLSDHDIPYPSPADRKDLESAVKVNWNSKVQKPLGQAADQATDQWHQAKDWIFDTYVQNGRAYYFPRKRDVLLKTARENYEAIAKRLGEAASYPGNWVYEQWTESDLKEWLDERGWPVPQPTTRDKLIAMVRRNARLASLQARSLAASASKSADAAQATLSEALFNAWSDSDLKKFLDEHNVKVPQGSKRNELVALARKHRASLVSQASSVASTASQSATSKASELYGAATTKAGNEYARATDAAQLKGEEAFEAAVATWSDSRLKAFLDARGVPVPQSNKRDELLAKVRLNKHKAATGWSAWTFDTWDTEHLKKYLSSMNAKAAHRADLTRDELVKQAQDTYAKASKAGGANLASATSYMAQATDAAKSSTFDTWSHSELKAYLDSYGIPVYQGSSPNELRAAVRRNAEYFRYGTSTPQGTIYAKLQDATNWLLDQLKIGAASGRAQGQRAAEKAQEKAADAAEEMRAEL, encoded by the exons ATGAAGCTAAATTTCGCTTCGGGTCTGGTGCTGGCCCTCGCAACCGTGGAGGCGGTTGGGGCACACTCGTGGTTCAGCAAAGCTGGTAT GTCCATTGTAGTGTACGATAAATGGCATGAATCAGAACTGGAGCGGTGGCTTTCCGATCATG ACATCCCGTATCCTTCTCCCGCTGATCGCAAAGACCTCGAAAGCGCTGTGAAGGTAAACTGGAACTCGAAAGTCCAAAAGCCCTTGGGACAAGCAGCGGACCAGGCTACCGATCAATGGCATCAAGCCAAAGACTGGATTTTTGATACGTACGTCCAGAACGGAAGGGCGTATTACTTT CCGCGCAAGCGCGATGTCCTGCTCAAGACGGCCCGTGAAAACTACGAAGCAATTGCCAAAAGACTCGGAGAAGCTGCTTCTTATCCTGGCAACTGGGTCTACGAGCAGTGGACTGAGTCCGATCTAAAGGAATGGCTTGACGAGCGTGGCTGGCCGGTGCCTCAGCCTACAACCCGTGACAAGCTGATCGCAATGGTGCGTCGCAACGCTAGACTAGCCAGCCTACAAGCACGGAGCCTcgctgcttctgcttctaAATCCGCAGATGCAGCTCAGGCTACTCTGAGTGAAGCGCTATTCAATGCGTGGTCTGACTCCGACTTGAAGAAATTCCTCGACGAACATAATGTCAAGGTGCCACAAGGCTCTAAGCGCAACGAGCTGGTCGCACTGGCCAGAAAGCACCGCGCCTCCCTCGTTAGCCAGGCCTCTTCTGTAGCTTCTACTGCATCCCAGAGTGCTACCTCGAAGGCCTCAGAACTATATGGTGCTGCTACCACTAAGGCTGGCAACGAGTATGCCCGAGCAACCGATGCCGCACAGCTTAAGGGAGAGGAGGCCTTTGAAGCTGCTGTCGCAACCTGGTCTGACTCCCGTCTCAAGGCCTTCTTGGATGCACGAGGAGTCCCTGTTCCGCAGAGCAACAAGCGTGATGAGCTTCTTGCAAAGGTTAGACTAAACAAGCACAAAGCAGCCACTGGCTGGAGCGCTTGGACTTTCGACACTTGGGACACTGAGCACTTGAA GAAATACCTGTCTTCAATGAATGCAAAGGCAGCTCACCGCGCAGATCTGACTCGGGATGAGCTGGTGAAGCAAGCTCAAGATACTTACGCTAAAGCCTCCAAGGCTGGAGGGGCAAACCTGGCATCAGCTACGTCATACATGGCGCAGGCTACTGACGCTGCCAAGTCTTCCACCTTCGACACCTGGTCTCATTCTGAACTTAAGGCTTACCTTGACTCATATGGTATTCCGGTCTACCAAGGCTCTAGCCCCAACGAATTACGCGCTGCAGTACGTCGCAACGCCGAGTACTTTAGGTACGGTACTAGTACTCCTCAAGGAACAATCTATGCCAAGCTCCAGGATGCTACCAACTGGCTCCTGGATCAGTTGAAGATCGGAGCGGCCAGTGGCCGGGCTCAGGGTCAGCGGGCTGCTGAGAAGGCGCAAGAGAAGGCTGCGGATGCTGCGGAAGAAATGCGAGCGGAACTGTGA
- a CDS encoding uncharacterized protein (predicted protein), protein MSSPQTHQPIVHTNTNSRRRGSPAARRSVSIPTNANTGFGPPHDRKLTQILFSMSIASPINLLLLSLFAVLVYMQFRPKAPVTLPKGPAPIVFRTFTPTTLLEFNGVDGKPVYLAVRGRVFDVSPGRNFYGPGGPYENFAGRDASRGLACQSFDEEMLTKDLKAPLDDLKDLDAEALENLQSWEERFLEKYLVVGKLVAEGDPEAPKA, encoded by the exons ATGTCCTCTCCAC AGACACATCAACCCATAGTCCATACTAACACAAACTCTAGAAGACGGGGCAGTCCCGCCGCCCGCCGAAGTGTCAGTATCCCAACCAACGCAAACACCGGTTTTGGTCCTCCACACGATCGAAAACTAACCCAGATCCTCTTTAGTATGTCAATTGCATCGCCGATTAACCTgcttctcctctccctcttcgcCGTTCTGGTGTACATGCAATTCCGACCAAAGGCGCCCGTAACTCTTCCCAAGGGTCCTGCGCCCATCGTCTTCCGGACGTTCACCCCCACCACTCTGCTCGAATTCAACGGTGTCGATGGAAAGCCCGTCTATCTAGCTGTCCGCGGTCGTGTCTTCGATGTATCCCCTGGCAGGAACTTCTACGGACCG GGTGGCCCCTACGAGAACTTCGCTGGCCGAGACGCATCCCGTGGACTGGCCTGCCAGAGCTTCGACGAGGAGATGCTTACTAAGGACCTGAAGGCTCCTTTGGATGACCTCAAGGATCTTGATGCGGAAGCATTGGAAAACCTCCAGTCCTGGGAGGAGCGCTTTTTGGAGAAGTATTTGGTCGTGGGAAAATTGGTTGCTGAAGGCGATCCCGAGGCCCCGAAGGCATAA